In a genomic window of Allomeiothermus silvanus DSM 9946:
- a CDS encoding CHRD domain-containing protein: protein MNRYTRFGAVLAVVGVLALAQQAAKPQVQYATITGAGGIEGTAVIMTLPSGEHKVFVQVEGLKPGSGSYANHIHYNDKGDANCQAQNGDKLVGLANLVADGKGYAVAFTELPTSVKYPSGTTYVNIHSNSPQPVGASIACGMVEMK, encoded by the coding sequence ATGAACCGGTATACGCGATTCGGCGCGGTATTGGCGGTGGTAGGGGTGTTGGCCCTGGCTCAGCAGGCGGCAAAGCCACAGGTGCAGTATGCCACCATCACCGGGGCCGGGGGCATCGAGGGGACCGCCGTGATCATGACCTTGCCCTCGGGCGAGCATAAGGTCTTCGTTCAGGTAGAGGGCCTCAAGCCGGGCTCGGGCAGCTACGCCAATCACATCCACTACAACGACAAGGGAGATGCCAACTGCCAAGCCCAAAACGGCGACAAGCTAGTAGGCCTCGCCAACCTGGTTGCCGACGGCAAGGGGTATGCCGTGGCCTTTACCGAACTTCCCACAAGCGTGAAGTACCCCTCGGGTACTACCTACGTCAACATCCACTCCAACAGCCCCCAACCGGTGGGAGCCAGCATCGCCTGTGGCATGGTGGAGATGAAGTGA
- the rdgB gene encoding RdgB/HAM1 family non-canonical purine NTP pyrophosphatase gives MRVLVATSNAGKFKELREGLAPLGWQLFSLLDYPFKLPHEDGSTFEDNAMLKAAFATKQVGIPALADDSGLEVEALQGEPGVYSARYGGKSSDTERNLYLLDRLRHVKGEERRAKFVAVLVLAYPDGHLEAYRGEAHGLILEAPRGEGGFGYDPLFYVPEAGKTFAEMSLEEKAHYSHRGKALRALLEAHRNGPPPREIVVLE, from the coding sequence ATGCGTGTCTTGGTAGCCACTTCTAATGCCGGTAAATTCAAGGAGCTGCGCGAAGGCCTAGCCCCCCTGGGCTGGCAGTTGTTCTCGTTGCTCGATTACCCCTTCAAGCTGCCCCACGAGGACGGCTCGACCTTCGAGGACAACGCCATGCTCAAAGCCGCCTTTGCCACCAAGCAGGTGGGGATACCCGCTCTAGCCGATGACTCAGGGCTCGAGGTGGAAGCCCTGCAAGGTGAGCCTGGGGTGTACTCGGCCCGCTATGGCGGCAAATCCAGCGATACCGAGCGCAATCTCTACCTGCTGGACCGCCTCCGGCACGTCAAAGGCGAGGAGCGCCGGGCCAAGTTTGTGGCAGTGCTGGTATTGGCCTATCCCGACGGGCACCTTGAGGCTTACCGAGGGGAAGCCCACGGCCTCATCCTGGAAGCTCCACGCGGCGAAGGCGGCTTCGGCTACGACCCCCTGTTCTATGTGCCCGAGGCTGGAAAAACCTTTGCCGAGATGAGCCTGGAGGAAAAGGCCCACTACTCGCACCGGGGCAAGGCCCTGCGGGCCCTGCTCGAGGCCCACAGAAACGGCCCGCCCCCCCGGGAAATCGTGGTGCTCGAGTAG